Sequence from the Camarhynchus parvulus chromosome 1, STF_HiC, whole genome shotgun sequence genome:
TGCAAATGTGCATTTCCCAGGTGATTGAGTGCCTAAGTCAGCAGCTTCTGATGAAGCCTTGAGAAATGTATTCTAGAACATCTGAAGATGAAATTTGAACATCTCTCATGTTACCGAGCAAACGGTTAGTTGGAAAAACCATTTAATATAAGCGATTCTAGGTTCAGTTACATGATTAGCCTAAACAATGTGCCCaaacatatttaatttgaaCAAAATTCTTAAACTATGCCTCTCTAAAATTTACAAAGTATATAAAACATGTGATTTGACATTTATAAAACCTCAGCccttttacagaaaacaaaacaaggccatagaattttaaatttaaatctatTGGTTTTTCTTCTCAGCAGTTTTAGTTCCTATGATAAAAAAACTTCAAACAAACAGCATTCCACCATGGCCTTATAATGCAAGGAATAAATTAGCAAGTcaaactgtaaataaaaataaataatttctaaggattttttttaacgGTCTTTTTAATTGCacagtatttcagtattttaaattttcagtagCAATGAAAAGTCAGTTGGGTATTTTTCTAAATGctccagagagcaggaaagcaTTGTGTCTCATTTTTCAAGCTTTACACATTGAAAATACCTTGGTCAAACCATCAACTGATAAAGCTGGTAAATGTTTTGGTAGTCTCTTACTGTGGCAAGACGCTGCAGTATCTCTCCCCCAAGGCATTTAGTCCTCCAGGTGCTCTCCCAGCTGGGGGAAACGCCCCCAGGGTCCCCTTCCAAGTGAGGTACTCTGGTTTACACTGGCAGCttggatatttttgggaagGTGTTCCCCATGAGCTACAACTTTCACAGCAGAAGTTCATCAACATCTCAGCTACATCCGCACCCGCCGAGGCTGCAGGAGTCTCCTTTGAGGGCTTCCCCAGCCCCACGTGCCTTCTCTTTCCGGGTGTCACACGAACACATCAGGCTTTTGGCTCTCCCCAGAGCTACTGTGCAATGCAGGACCAAGCTACAATTCAGACATACTGAAGAAAATGGGGCACCTGGGAAGGTATGATCTTACCTCAGACCATCAGCAGTATCTTAAACCCACTTGccaaatatatgtgtatatatacaaatatatatatatatatatattacacatatttgaaaaaataaaaaacaacaaagtgATTAATACTGTCATAGCCTGGGTATATTTAGCTCAAAGTTAGTTATCTACAGGACATACTTAAAAACTCTTAAATATTTGCAACATGTTGTTGTATTGAAAACAGTTGTGAGGAGATGCCTAGTGTATGtgcattaaaaatactgtatatCTATATACTATTACTGATGCAGTTGTAACAGCTTGGGATTTTATCTAAAAATACAGAGTTTCTGCTAAGTATCAAAACAACTCTCAAGTATTGAAGACCAAGGGAAGTTTTGCCCTCTTCTTGGCTGAGGGACAGCTCTAACTTGAAGGTACTAAATCCTTCATTGCATCTCTGGCACTCAGCTGGGGCCAAGACAGCATCACTGAATTACCTCTGCTATTTAAGGATCATGGGGGGTTACAGCTCAGTTATTTGCATCACTTACATAGACAAAGGTAGTATTTGACCAGTATCACTGCATCCATGTTTGTTACTGGTGTATTCTTTAGAAGTTGTTAAATATACAGATTGATCTCATTATGGAGATATTCACACAAATTTTCTCCATCTGTTaccacagcaaaacaaaaggaagtatCAAGGCAAACATTTTGTCCACAGTAAATTTCCTTTACCCAACATAAACAAGTCTAAGGCGAACTAGCACATCATTGCACAACATTAAAATCCACCATATTACTCCTgctcttgtatttttaaagcattttcagtGCTTGGGTGCAAAGCACAGAACCTATCACAAGAATTCCCTAGGGATCACCACCCTTTGAGGATTCAGtactgccctggctgtgtgcagagGCAATGGACACTGGTAACTCAggcctgggcagctcctcacatgGATATCCCAGTGGCTAAGcctgctgagcccctgccctAGGCCAGACTGTGACATGtgcatggcaggagcagcctggtgcCCACGCCAcaggaaaaaccacaaaacacttCTATTACATATGCACGTTTCAGTTCATGCTTAAAGGAATTGAACTTTTGGCAGAAGTAAATACCTACATAGAAAATAAACGTAGAAACCCATTAAAACCACAAACACAATAACTGCATTATTAAAACAGCTGCATCTACACTATGGTGTAGTACTTCAGTGTAATTCAGTTTAACCAAATCTTAGCATACAACTAAGATGAGACCCATTTCCCAGTCCAAACCTCAGCGTCAGCGGTGCATCAATCTCTACATTAAAACATGCTCTACGGATGGCAACCAAccaaatccagggaaaaacTGTTGCCACAGGTGAAGAGGTCTTCTCCCTGAACAGACAACGCAGGACAGATGGTGTAGAGCCCCTCTGGCCATGCCATGGGGACAGGCAATGGCAGAACCTGCAGCACTGCGGCAGtggaagctgcaggagcaccaggTCCTGAATTGGTTTGCTGAACATGGTTCAGATTATTGGATATGTCTATAGCACAATGCTCTTTAGAAGCATTTACTGTATACCCAAACCCTACTTGCTGCAACACACGGTGTCACACAAGTAGTGAAAATGTCTTCGTATTCAAAGGTGCTTGGACATCATTTTCAGGCAGCattttacctttattttagTGAGTTCCCACTACAAAGATTTTAGAAAGAAGAAGATGCCAATAGTCTATTTTCTCGTTTTAGTATGTGAAATTGAGACAGACACCTAAAACAAATACCTACTTTTACTTGCCTAAATCTATTCTATGTCTGAAAtctctaatttttaaataaggGATAAAATGTTGCCCAAAAAACTAGTTATAATTTTACATTTGTGTTTCTAATCTACAAATCGAAATAGTTCTCAGTTAAAAAGATACAATTTGTATCAACAGTAAAAGGTACTTTCTGGTTCTTCAGGGCCTTACTTAAAACTCCAGCAAGTGTACCAAAATTATCAGCTGTAACAGTGTAAACGAGTGacatttttttaacactgaACATCATTGCAATGGATGGAAACCTAAAACTGTCAGCAACTGATCATGTCATGGAAGTACATCTGACATCAATTGCAAaaactatttctatttttcatacatatatatataaaagctTAAGAGGTGCTAGTAAAACCCATGACTTTAAACCAGAAATATCCCTTACTAATGCTAAAACAGACTTGGCTTGTCTGTTTCTAAAACTACACTATTTGTGGCAAGAATCAGGCCTACACaatgcaaaaagcaaaaaactaaCTCCAGGAACACATATGGTATCTTCTCTCCCCACAACCCTCCCCtccccaaccaaaaaaaaaaaaaaaaaaagtttaagttATTATTTTGAGCTACAATATCATTACCATAGTGCAGATAATAAATGTTGCATATCCTGAACACACAAAACCTTTTCAGGCCAGCCTTGATAAATagcaagaaaaatcaaacagtaTCTTAAATACAAAACTTGCATTGAGATaattaaattcatttaaaaacaggTAAATACTTTatgaaaagcatattttatCCAGTACAGTTGTGCAgcaatacaaaagaaaaacatataaaacaACTAAACAGGGCCCTACGATTTCAGGTCCCCATCTACTGACCAGAGATACACAGAGCTGGGTAACAACACACGGGAACTGAAACAGGGCAGCCTAGCTTGGGGGGGTTCTGAACATTTGCAGTTTCTCTTAGCTCCCAAGGGGGCTGCAAATTCTCAGTACCTCTGAAAATCAGGCAATAAGGCTTTTAACATATccataaataagtaaaaaaaaaaatcttttcctcctctgtttgCATCTGATCTTACTAATTGACTGCATCAACAAAAACATGTAACTATTTAggcaaaacaaagaaagcaacaaaaagtGCCATACTATAAATTACCAATATATTGTTACCCATTTCACTGTTAACTGGTAACTTGGTTATTTGTTACAAAAAATGAAGTCAGTGCTGTAGGAAATCTTTGTTTTCTACAACCAGGTGATTACAGCACAAAAAAGctcacaaaaacaaacaaacatacatCAGACATACTCGTGGCAGTTTAAAAAGTTTAGAAACTTGGCTTGAAAATTGGCTTGAAAATTCCCTGCCAGAAGTAGCAAAATCCTCATTCTGCAGGTTAATATCTGACAGCCCAAGGATAAGCATCCAGCAAGTTAAAAAACGAAactaaaaatcccaacaaaatgTAACAATGATAAGAAAGTGCTGCATATAAACCCCTGATGCACCAAAGATTATAACCAGAgaccacagattttttttaatatctatatatatatatattaatttaaacTGGAACATCCTCCAGATGTGAAAATagccatttaaaaattttcaaactAGAACACAAAACGTATCTGGTACTTCCAATGCATGGGGCTATACATACAGACTCCATGATACAGTATTTCACATAAACGGATTACTATATAACCTCCTTGCTGAGAAGGAGATCCCAAATGCTATTGTAGCAAACCTCCCTCAGCCTTAGAGCTGAGCTGAAAACTACGAGACACCACAAAGATGCATCATCTCTCAATAACCTAGCTGAGACTTCTCCACTAAGATGGCAGCAGCGAGCTGCTGAGCATCCGTCACGTGAGGGTTCTTCTTCATCACCATCCTCACAAGATCGGGGGGAAAGATGTTGCAGAGGTTAATGTAAACCTTCTCCCGGGTGTCTTGGAGCCTTGGGGGGTCTTGCGGGGGGATTCCACAGTAAGGGACGcgccagggctgctcctgctgctcggGAAGGCTCTGGAAGGCGAACTGCTCATAGCATGGCTGCGTGGGGTTGCTGGGCAAGGAGTACGTCTGGCGGTAGCCGTAGGCATCCATGCCGTAACTCTGCCTATCCCagcctcccagcccttcctggccAGAGTAAGGCTTCCTGTGTCTTAAGGGGGAGTTTTCGTACAAGCGCGAGTCTGAGACGCTGTCTATCCTCGTGGACACCAGGGCTCTCCCCAGGTGCAGTGCCTTCGAATGAGACGAGCTCTGAGGCGCAGAGTACTCGTTGGGACAGCTGGAACGAGCACCgactgctgggtgctgcagatgCACAGCCATGTACGGAATGGGAGATTTGTGGTGGTGCTTTGGTTCTTCGTGGCTGTAGCTCTGCACTCGAGCCAGGGGCTCATGGTagctctgcaggaagggctgagtGTTAAGGCGGCCATGGGCGTGCATGTGCTGGCACTTCAAGTTCTCCTCCAGCTGTGGGTCAGGAGAACTCATGTAGGAGCGGTCGCTGTAACCCACATAGGAAtcactgctgccacagctgaCGCTCCCCTCGCTGCTGCAGTCGGAAGCTACAGAGCTAATCCGATAATCTGTGTCCAGGGAGAAGCGCCTCTCGGGACTACGCGGTCCCGAAATGCTGAGATTTGAATATGCACTCAGCATAGAGTAATACCCTACATCCACCGGAGACTCACATTTTGGATACTGGTCATAAGGCATTGGTGTTCCATGATTTTTGGTTGCCATCATCACTGTAGGATACTGTCCCTGTGGTCTTTGATCCTGAGGTGGGAAGTGAACTCCGGATGGAAGGCCGTTAGTTAAAGGTGCAGTACTTTGGGGTTTTCCAGCAGAGGAACTTGGTATGCTAACTAAAGAAGGTACAGACCTGGTTTCCAATTTGTTTTTGGTGGGAAGCTTTTCCTCCAAGTCCTGATAGACTTGAGTCCTTATACTAGGATCTGATTGCCTCTTTGGAGCAGCGCGCTTCAGCTCTGAAGTGCCCTCGTTTTTAGTGCTACAGGGAACGCTATTGCTTTTTACCAGTCCTCCTTCACTTGTAGTTTTGGCAGCTGTGCTTCTAGACATGGCACGGAGTTCATCAGCTACGGATCGCTGAGGCTGATTTCCTCTTTCTGGATGATAGTATTTGCATTTGTGTCCATAGGTACATTTCTTCCCTATTAATACAAACataatcatattttaaaatcttcaaaCAAAATCTGTTAGCCATCAAATAACAGAAATGCCCCTCTTTGAAGTTTTACTGTTGATTTGAAAGATCTTGCAAACAAGATTGGTTTTGTGCAACACAGGGTGTGCTCTATGGGCTCCTCTCCtgttttgtggggaaaaaaagaggcagtggcagtgccctgcagctAGTGCTCTGGGAATGCAGACCAACACTACCAATCACGTTTtgagctggatgtggcactgccagggaggcTGTACCTGCTGTGTTGAGCCAAGACAAAATACAGGGAGAAAATTTAATTGGGAAGTCCCACAGCCATAAGGCCAGCAGGTTTCAGCTCAGTCAAGATGCCTGTAGGAATGCTCAGCAGCTAAACTTCAGATAACTCAATTAATTCTCTGGAAGAAAACCTCCGTATTTCATGACACTAGAAAAGGGCTTCTGGAACCTGCAGAATTTAGGTACTGATTTGGATTTATTCTAATGAATGATTAATTAAGTTGCTCCTTTAGTTCAACTAGTAGACAGAAATGTTTATTAAGTAGCATGTGAAAAAATCACTTCAGTTTCCACCATCAGCTCAGCATTTCAACCCATCTCAGGCTAAGACAACAATGTTAAAACCAATGTTAAAGTGTTTTAAACAGTTTTGGCAGTGTTAAAATAAAGCAGGATCTTGGTCCCCAGTCCCAATACATAAAAATTGATGGGTTAAATCAAATTACCATATGGACATGGTTGCTTCTTATGTTCTGGCACAATAGGCTTCTTCCTAAGAAAATTGTCCAGACTTGGACCATGGCGGCCAAGAGGATCATCAGGAGGCATAAATCtacaaagaaagaataaagtaCCATGGAAGCAAACAAGCCTTTTCATACTTGTCATGCAATGACCCAGAATCTCATAACTGTGCTACACCATAACCTGCCATCCTGTAGTTTTTAAATCCAGAAACCTCAAGAGCAGTTTTGGAAAGCCACCTTTCTGCTGCAGGTACTGCCTTAGAGGTGGGTCACAGGAACAGACTGTGTGGACACCTCCAGACTGCTAAGGACACCTTTGGTCCAGCTAAGCTGATGTTTTGTGGCAAAGCAGGGCTGCAAATAACCCATCCCAAATTCAAAAGTAAGGGCTGCAATACAGACCACCATTTCTTAAAACGCCACTACTAGCTTTGCAAAACTGTGCTGACAGCCTAGGATTCTTGCATCAGCATTCAGGCACCTCAACACAAGCGCCTGCTTAGGGGAGCACTGAGTCCCTCCCACTACACAAAGCCACCAGCAGTAACTGCGCTTGATCTGTAGGCTGGGGTACAGTTACTATAGATGGATCTAATCAGACAACTGAACTACAGACCCCCTGAAGTTCATTCCAATTTGGGTTCTTCTATGACTCTAGGACTTAGGAGTCTAACCACAGGCACTCAGAAATGTTGGTTGAGTATATCGACAGAGCTGGAATATTACATCATAGCAT
This genomic interval carries:
- the ZC3H12C gene encoding probable ribonuclease ZC3H12C isoform X2, which encodes MGLKDHLGHDLGHLYVGSTGTQINAIVPWSMAEKPTMDKVNSRKEDREKETSEETSGSSSCDSEESTNSDNDSERLNNSASESHLLPKTHRQLCRSPCLEPHILKRNEILQDFRIEEAQIVPKEVKKPPDVVKEYQTKLEFALKLGYSEEQVQLVLNKLGTDALINDILGELVKLGNKTETDQTVTNANTSVMREASSIESQRSESPLQEDVTEDGDNLRPIVIDGSNVAMSHGNKEVFSCRGIKLAVDWFLERGHKDVTVFVPAWRKEQSRPDALITDQEILRKLEKEKILVFTPSRRVQGRRVVCYDDRFIVKLAFESDGIIVSNDNYRDLANEKPEWKKFIDERLLMYSFVNDKFMPPDDPLGRHGPSLDNFLRKKPIVPEHKKQPCPYGKKCTYGHKCKYYHPERGNQPQRSVADELRAMSRSTAAKTTSEGGLVKSNSVPCSTKNEGTSELKRAAPKRQSDPSIRTQVYQDLEEKLPTKNKLETRSVPSLVSIPSSSAGKPQSTAPLTNGLPSGVHFPPQDQRPQGQYPTVMMATKNHGTPMPYDQYPKCESPVDVGYYSMLSAYSNLSISGPRSPERRFSLDTDYRISSVASDCSSEGSVSCGSSDSYVGYSDRSYMSSPDPQLEENLKCQHMHAHGRLNTQPFLQSYHEPLARVQSYSHEEPKHHHKSPIPYMAVHLQHPAVGARSSCPNEYSAPQSSSHSKALHLGRALVSTRIDSVSDSRLYENSPLRHRKPYSGQEGLGGWDRQSYGMDAYGYRQTYSLPSNPTQPCYEQFAFQSLPEQQEQPWRVPYCGIPPQDPPRLQDTREKVYINLCNIFPPDLVRMVMKKNPHVTDAQQLAAAILVEKSQLGY
- the ZC3H12C gene encoding probable ribonuclease ZC3H12C isoform X3, whose protein sequence is MAAGPLPSRRTSCPGRAAQALPAGPSRHGNKEVFSCRGIKLAVDWFLERGHKDVTVFVPAWRKEQSRPDALITDQEILRKLEKEKILVFTPSRRVQGRRVVCYDDRFIVKLAFESDGIIVSNDNYRDLANEKPEWKKFIDERLLMYSFVNDKFMPPDDPLGRHGPSLDNFLRKKPIVPEHKKQPCPYGKKCTYGHKCKYYHPERGNQPQRSVADELRAMSRSTAAKTTSEGGLVKSNSVPCSTKNEGTSELKRAAPKRQSDPSIRTQVYQDLEEKLPTKNKLETRSVPSLVSIPSSSAGKPQSTAPLTNGLPSGVHFPPQDQRPQGQYPTVMMATKNHGTPMPYDQYPKCESPVDVGYYSMLSAYSNLSISGPRSPERRFSLDTDYRISSVASDCSSEGSVSCGSSDSYVGYSDRSYMSSPDPQLEENLKCQHMHAHGRLNTQPFLQSYHEPLARVQSYSHEEPKHHHKSPIPYMAVHLQHPAVGARSSCPNEYSAPQSSSHSKALHLGRALVSTRIDSVSDSRLYENSPLRHRKPYSGQEGLGGWDRQSYGMDAYGYRQTYSLPSNPTQPCYEQFAFQSLPEQQEQPWRVPYCGIPPQDPPRLQDTREKVYINLCNIFPPDLVRMVMKKNPHVTDAQQLAAAILVEKSQLGY
- the ZC3H12C gene encoding probable ribonuclease ZC3H12C isoform X1, giving the protein MSVCFPANEYGTLYIQEYKKNSKVESSACSSFMGLKDHLGHDLGHLYVGSTGTQINAIVPWSMAEKPTMDKVNSRKEDREKETSEETSGSSSCDSEESTNSDNDSERLNNSASESHLLPKTHRQLCRSPCLEPHILKRNEILQDFRIEEAQIVPKEVKKPPDVVKEYQTKLEFALKLGYSEEQVQLVLNKLGTDALINDILGELVKLGNKTETDQTVTNANTSVMREASSIESQRSESPLQEDVTEDGDNLRPIVIDGSNVAMSHGNKEVFSCRGIKLAVDWFLERGHKDVTVFVPAWRKEQSRPDALITDQEILRKLEKEKILVFTPSRRVQGRRVVCYDDRFIVKLAFESDGIIVSNDNYRDLANEKPEWKKFIDERLLMYSFVNDKFMPPDDPLGRHGPSLDNFLRKKPIVPEHKKQPCPYGKKCTYGHKCKYYHPERGNQPQRSVADELRAMSRSTAAKTTSEGGLVKSNSVPCSTKNEGTSELKRAAPKRQSDPSIRTQVYQDLEEKLPTKNKLETRSVPSLVSIPSSSAGKPQSTAPLTNGLPSGVHFPPQDQRPQGQYPTVMMATKNHGTPMPYDQYPKCESPVDVGYYSMLSAYSNLSISGPRSPERRFSLDTDYRISSVASDCSSEGSVSCGSSDSYVGYSDRSYMSSPDPQLEENLKCQHMHAHGRLNTQPFLQSYHEPLARVQSYSHEEPKHHHKSPIPYMAVHLQHPAVGARSSCPNEYSAPQSSSHSKALHLGRALVSTRIDSVSDSRLYENSPLRHRKPYSGQEGLGGWDRQSYGMDAYGYRQTYSLPSNPTQPCYEQFAFQSLPEQQEQPWRVPYCGIPPQDPPRLQDTREKVYINLCNIFPPDLVRMVMKKNPHVTDAQQLAAAILVEKSQLGY